Proteins co-encoded in one Bacillus sp. FSL H8-0547 genomic window:
- the upp gene encoding uracil phosphoribosyltransferase, whose amino-acid sequence MGKVYVFDHPLIQHKLTYIRDVKTGTKEFRELVDEVASLMMFEITRDMPLEEVEVETPVQMAKSMVLAGKKLAIVPILRAGLGMVDGILKLIPAAKVGHVGLYRDPETLKPVEYYVKLPSDVEEREFIVVDPMLATGGSAVEAINSVKKRGAKNIKFMCLIAAPEGVEIVKEAHPDVDIYIAALDEKLNDHGYIVPGLGDAGDRMFGTK is encoded by the coding sequence ATGGGCAAAGTTTACGTGTTTGATCATCCACTTATTCAGCATAAACTGACATATATCCGCGATGTGAAAACAGGCACGAAAGAGTTTCGCGAGCTTGTTGATGAAGTGGCGAGCCTGATGATGTTTGAAATCACAAGAGACATGCCTCTTGAAGAAGTAGAGGTTGAAACACCTGTTCAGATGGCAAAATCCATGGTGCTTGCAGGCAAAAAGCTTGCGATTGTTCCAATTCTGCGTGCCGGTCTTGGAATGGTAGACGGTATCCTTAAGTTGATTCCGGCTGCAAAAGTTGGACATGTAGGGCTATACCGTGACCCGGAGACGCTAAAACCGGTTGAATATTACGTAAAGCTTCCATCAGACGTAGAAGAGCGCGAGTTCATCGTCGTCGATCCAATGCTTGCTACTGGCGGCTCAGCGGTAGAGGCGATTAACAGCGTGAAAAAACGCGGCGCAAAGAACATCAAGTTCATGTGCTTGATTGCAGCTCCTGAAGGCGTTGAAATTGTGAAAGAAGCTCATCCTGATGTCGACATCTACATTGCGGCACTTGATGAAAAATTAAATGATCACGGATATATTGTCCCTGGCCTCGGTGATGCCGGAGACCGTATGTTTGGAACTAAGTAG
- a CDS encoding alpha-amylase family glycosyl hydrolase has product MLKKAVSLGFAAALVLGSFGPITDNYANASINNKVNYSNDVIYQIMTDRFVDGNPANNPTGSLFSSDCSNLRKYCGGDWQGIINKLNDGYFTDLGITALWISQPVENVYTVLNDAAGTTSYHGYWGRDFKKTNPFYGTMQEFQTLINTAHQKGIKVIIDFAPNHTSPASEDTPSYMENGKLYDNGTLVGGYTNDTKGLFHHNGGTNFSSIEDGIYRNLYDLADFNHQNPTVDKYMKDAVKLWLDMGIDGIRVDAVKHMPFGWQKTFMETIYSHKPVFTFGEWFLGENEVDQNYYNFANSTGMSLLDFRYGQKLRQVLRNGSDNWYGFNAMIAESEAKYEQTADQVTFLDNHDMDRFHFDGADVKNTDLALAVMLTSRGVPNIYYGTEQYMTGNGDPNNRKKQTSFNKTTKAYQIISKLAALRKNNQALGYGKTKEKWINNDVYVYERTFGKDVVLTAVNKSKTASYNISGLTSTLPAGTYTDQLTALLGGSSISVGSGGAVSAFDLSPGEAAVYSFNGSAAAPSIGQVGPVMGAPGTTVTISGESFGSTAGTVKFGTVNASVVSWSNTEITVKIPTASAGNYQVSVVTSGGAASGAYGPVEVLSGKQSSVRFIVNGASTNLGQAIYIVGNVSELGNWDAAKAVGPFYNQVITKYPSWYYDVSVPSGRSVEFKFIKKDASGNVVWESGSNHVYTTPASGPGTSVSSFQN; this is encoded by the coding sequence ATGTTGAAAAAAGCGGTAAGTCTCGGTTTTGCAGCAGCACTGGTATTAGGCAGTTTTGGACCTATTACGGACAATTATGCAAACGCTTCCATAAACAATAAGGTCAACTACTCAAATGATGTCATCTATCAAATTATGACGGATCGTTTCGTTGATGGAAATCCGGCGAACAATCCGACAGGGTCTCTTTTCAGCTCAGACTGTTCAAATCTCAGAAAATACTGCGGGGGAGACTGGCAGGGAATCATCAATAAACTGAATGACGGCTATTTCACGGATCTCGGGATTACCGCTCTCTGGATTTCCCAGCCTGTTGAAAATGTCTATACCGTACTGAATGATGCGGCGGGAACAACTTCCTATCACGGTTACTGGGGACGGGATTTTAAAAAGACAAACCCTTTCTACGGGACGATGCAGGAGTTTCAGACGCTTATAAACACGGCACACCAGAAAGGAATAAAAGTCATTATCGATTTCGCACCGAACCATACATCGCCAGCGTCAGAGGACACACCGTCCTATATGGAAAACGGAAAGCTTTATGATAACGGCACGCTTGTCGGCGGCTATACAAATGATACGAAAGGTCTGTTTCATCACAATGGCGGCACGAACTTTTCATCTATTGAAGACGGAATCTACCGAAATCTCTATGATCTGGCCGATTTTAATCACCAGAATCCGACTGTCGACAAGTATATGAAAGATGCCGTCAAGCTGTGGCTTGATATGGGAATCGACGGGATCCGCGTTGATGCTGTGAAACACATGCCGTTTGGCTGGCAGAAGACCTTTATGGAGACGATCTACAGCCACAAGCCGGTGTTCACTTTCGGGGAATGGTTCCTTGGAGAGAATGAAGTCGATCAGAACTACTACAATTTTGCCAACAGCACAGGCATGTCCCTGCTTGATTTCCGCTACGGCCAGAAGCTGAGACAGGTGCTGCGCAACGGTTCTGACAACTGGTACGGTTTTAATGCCATGATAGCAGAATCAGAGGCGAAGTATGAGCAGACCGCCGATCAAGTAACCTTCCTTGATAATCATGATATGGACCGTTTCCACTTTGACGGAGCCGATGTGAAAAATACAGACCTTGCCCTCGCTGTTATGCTTACCTCGCGCGGTGTACCGAATATTTACTACGGAACAGAGCAGTACATGACAGGAAACGGCGATCCAAACAACCGTAAAAAGCAAACATCCTTCAATAAAACAACAAAAGCCTACCAGATTATCAGTAAGCTTGCTGCTCTCCGCAAGAATAATCAGGCGTTAGGCTATGGAAAAACTAAAGAAAAGTGGATTAATAATGACGTATACGTTTATGAACGCACATTCGGAAAAGACGTCGTTTTAACAGCAGTCAACAAAAGCAAAACAGCATCTTACAACATCAGCGGCCTCACATCAACGCTGCCTGCAGGCACATATACTGACCAGCTCACAGCACTCCTGGGAGGAAGCAGCATTTCAGTAGGAAGCGGAGGAGCGGTATCAGCTTTTGACCTCTCGCCTGGAGAAGCAGCTGTTTATTCTTTTAATGGAAGCGCAGCAGCCCCATCAATCGGGCAGGTCGGTCCTGTTATGGGAGCGCCTGGAACGACTGTAACCATCAGCGGAGAATCATTCGGATCCACAGCAGGCACTGTGAAATTCGGAACCGTCAATGCCTCTGTCGTTTCATGGTCCAATACGGAAATCACCGTCAAAATCCCGACAGCTTCAGCCGGAAACTACCAGGTATCTGTCGTCACATCAGGCGGTGCGGCAAGCGGCGCGTACGGACCAGTTGAAGTTCTTTCAGGCAAGCAGTCATCCGTTCGATTTATCGTAAACGGTGCTTCCACCAATCTCGGCCAGGCCATTTATATAGTAGGAAACGTAAGCGAGCTTGGCAATTGGGATGCTGCAAAAGCAGTCGGACCATTCTACAATCAGGTTATCACCAAATATCCTAGCTGGTACTACGACGTAAGCGTGCCGTCCGGACGTTCAGTCGAATTCAAGTTTATTAAAAAAGACGCAAGTGGAAACGTTGTATGGGAAAGCGGCTCAAACCACGTCTACACAACTCCGGCAAGCGGACCGGGAACATCGGTTTCAAGCTTTCAGAATTAA
- the rpiB gene encoding ribose 5-phosphate isomerase B, with amino-acid sequence MKIAIASDHGGLRLREEIKSLMDEMNIPYEDFGCECETSVDYPDYALPVAEKVASGEFDRGILICGTGIGMSISANKVKGIRCALVHDTFSAKATREHNNSNMLAMGERVIGPGLAREIAKIWLTTEFEGGRHENRVNKITEFENKL; translated from the coding sequence ATGAAAATTGCGATTGCATCTGATCACGGCGGTCTAAGACTGCGCGAGGAAATAAAAAGCTTGATGGACGAGATGAATATTCCATATGAAGATTTCGGCTGTGAGTGCGAAACGTCGGTTGATTATCCTGACTATGCACTTCCTGTTGCTGAAAAAGTGGCAAGCGGGGAATTTGACCGCGGCATTCTGATTTGCGGAACTGGTATCGGCATGAGCATTTCTGCCAACAAAGTGAAGGGCATACGCTGTGCGCTTGTGCATGATACGTTCAGTGCGAAGGCAACGCGTGAGCACAACAACAGCAACATGCTTGCGATGGGCGAGCGCGTCATAGGGCCCGGACTTGCACGTGAAATTGCGAAAATTTGGCTGACAACTGAGTTTGAAGGCGGACGGCATGAAAACCGCGTGAATAAAATCACTGAGTTTGAAAATAAGCTCTGA
- a CDS encoding TIGR01440 family protein, whose protein sequence is MTDIQEWKVQLGTMLADLEEQSSFRPGMVFAVGCSTSEVIGEKIGTAGTTDVAEMIFSELEAFKERTGVHLAFQCCEHLNRALVVERETAEKYGLDEVTVTPVRSAGGAMATYAYSVFRNPAVVEFIKADGGIDIGDTFIGMHLKHVAVPVRSSINQVGHAHVTMAKTRPKLIGGERAVYSASKKENEQCTS, encoded by the coding sequence ATGACTGACATTCAGGAGTGGAAGGTTCAGCTTGGAACCATGCTTGCCGACTTGGAGGAGCAGTCCTCTTTCAGACCCGGCATGGTGTTTGCGGTCGGCTGCAGCACGAGTGAAGTGATTGGCGAAAAGATTGGTACAGCAGGCACCACTGATGTGGCAGAGATGATTTTTTCAGAGCTTGAGGCTTTTAAAGAGCGGACTGGCGTGCATCTCGCTTTTCAGTGCTGTGAACATTTAAACAGAGCCCTTGTGGTGGAGCGGGAAACGGCTGAGAAATACGGGCTTGATGAAGTAACGGTTACACCTGTCCGCTCAGCGGGAGGGGCAATGGCCACATACGCCTATTCAGTTTTTAGAAATCCTGCCGTTGTTGAGTTTATTAAGGCGGACGGCGGAATAGATATAGGTGATACCTTTATCGGCATGCACCTCAAGCATGTGGCGGTTCCGGTGAGAAGCTCTATAAATCAAGTCGGGCATGCCCATGTGACGATGGCCAAAACCCGTCCCAAGCTGATTGGCGGAGAGAGAGCGGTCTATTCTGCTTCAAAAAAAGAGAATGAACAATGCACGTCATAA
- the glyA gene encoding serine hydroxymethyltransferase has product MKHLSKQDTSVFEAIQDELQRQRTKIELIASENFVTEAVMEAQGSVLTNKYAEGYPGRRYYGGCEHVDVVENIARDRAKEIFGAEHVNVQPHSGAQANMAVYFTILEHGDTVLGMNLSHGGHLTHGSPVNFSGVQYNFVEYGVDKETHRINYEDVLEKARLHKPKLIVAGASAYPRAIDFKKFREIADEVGAYFMVDMAHIAGLVAAGLHENPVPYADFVTTTTHKTLRGPRGGMILCKEEYAKKIDKSIFPGIQGGPLMHVIAAKAVSFGEVLQEDFKTYASNIIANANRLAEGLKSQGLNLVSDGTDNHLILIDVRSLGLTGKVAEKVLDDVGITVNKNTIPFDPESPFVTSGVRIGTAAVTSRGFGLEDMDEIASIMVLALSNTEDETKLEEAKNRVESLTAKFDLYV; this is encoded by the coding sequence ATGAAACATTTAAGCAAGCAGGATACTAGTGTATTTGAAGCAATTCAGGATGAACTGCAGCGACAGCGCACGAAAATTGAGCTGATCGCGTCTGAAAACTTTGTTACAGAAGCAGTCATGGAAGCCCAGGGCTCTGTGTTAACAAACAAGTATGCAGAAGGCTATCCTGGACGCCGCTATTATGGCGGATGTGAGCACGTAGATGTTGTGGAAAACATTGCAAGAGACCGCGCGAAAGAAATCTTTGGTGCTGAGCACGTCAATGTGCAGCCTCATTCAGGCGCACAGGCGAATATGGCTGTTTACTTCACGATTCTTGAGCATGGGGATACTGTTCTTGGCATGAACCTTTCACACGGCGGCCATTTAACTCACGGCAGCCCAGTTAACTTCAGCGGAGTTCAGTACAATTTCGTTGAGTACGGCGTTGATAAAGAAACACACCGCATCAATTACGAAGACGTCCTTGAAAAAGCACGCCTTCACAAGCCGAAGCTGATTGTAGCAGGTGCGAGTGCTTATCCGCGTGCCATTGATTTCAAGAAGTTTCGTGAAATTGCAGATGAAGTCGGCGCTTACTTTATGGTCGATATGGCCCACATTGCAGGCCTCGTTGCTGCAGGCCTTCATGAGAACCCTGTCCCGTATGCTGATTTTGTGACAACAACAACGCATAAAACGCTTCGCGGTCCGCGCGGCGGCATGATTCTCTGCAAAGAAGAATACGCTAAAAAAATTGATAAATCCATCTTCCCGGGCATTCAGGGCGGTCCGCTTATGCATGTGATCGCTGCAAAAGCTGTTTCGTTTGGAGAAGTCCTGCAGGAAGATTTCAAAACGTACGCTTCAAACATCATTGCCAATGCAAACCGTCTGGCAGAAGGTCTGAAAAGCCAGGGTCTGAATCTCGTATCTGATGGAACGGACAACCACCTCATTCTGATTGATGTCCGCTCACTTGGCCTGACTGGAAAAGTGGCTGAGAAAGTACTTGATGATGTCGGCATTACAGTCAACAAAAACACGATTCCATTTGATCCTGAAAGCCCGTTTGTAACAAGCGGAGTGCGCATCGGAACGGCTGCAGTAACAAGCAGAGGCTTCGGTCTTGAGGACATGGATGAAATTGCTTCTATAATGGTGCTTGCCCTCAGCAACACTGAAGATGAGACAAAACTTGAGGAAGCGAAAAACCGTGTAGAATCTCTGACAGCTAAATTCGATTTATACGTGTGA
- a CDS encoding YfmQ family protein, with amino-acid sequence MTIGIIILTIAISMLKVILASPPTFVVEWLLGKFALHSKLSEESATVTLSGKRLEGEDKTQFIRMFNEATFFDKYNEYNLPASNTGTPFIINTNTGKRGVTLSVYIYSGHADVFKHGKKKTVAYSLRSESLQEC; translated from the coding sequence ATGACAATCGGTATTATCATTCTGACAATTGCAATTAGTATGCTTAAAGTAATTCTTGCAAGTCCGCCAACCTTCGTTGTCGAATGGCTGCTCGGCAAATTTGCCCTTCATTCCAAGCTTAGTGAAGAGAGTGCCACTGTAACCCTCAGCGGAAAACGTTTGGAAGGCGAAGACAAAACTCAATTTATCCGCATGTTTAATGAAGCAACATTTTTTGATAAATATAATGAATATAATCTGCCTGCAAGCAATACGGGCACTCCTTTTATTATTAATACAAATACGGGTAAAAGAGGTGTAACGCTGTCTGTGTATATTTACAGCGGTCATGCAGATGTGTTCAAGCACGGAAAAAAGAAAACAGTGGCTTATAGCCTGCGGTCTGAGAGCCTGCAAGAATGTTGA
- a CDS encoding undecaprenyl-diphosphate phosphatase, producing the protein MWEIFVAVVLGIVEGLTEFAPVSSTGHMIIFDDLLFQSKDIFGREVANTFKIVIQLGSILAVVIIFKDRFLSLLGLKKETEARKESKLKLSQVIIGLLPAAVLGFLFEDIIDKHLFTINYVVLSLLAGAILMIVADFVQKRRTITTKSVDQITNKQALIVGLVQCIALWPGFSRSGSTMSAGVMLGMNHRTASDFTFIMAVPIMAGASGLSLIKNWEYFTLDALPFFIAGFISAFVVALISIRFFLALINKIKLVPFAIYRIVLAAVIYFVFL; encoded by the coding sequence TTGTGGGAGATTTTTGTTGCAGTTGTACTTGGCATTGTGGAAGGATTAACAGAGTTTGCACCGGTATCTTCTACTGGACATATGATTATTTTTGATGATCTGCTGTTTCAGTCAAAAGACATTTTTGGCCGGGAAGTTGCCAATACCTTTAAAATTGTCATTCAGCTTGGTTCCATTTTAGCGGTTGTAATCATCTTCAAAGACAGATTTCTAAGCCTGCTTGGATTAAAGAAGGAAACGGAAGCAAGGAAAGAATCAAAACTGAAGCTGTCTCAGGTTATCATCGGTTTGCTGCCGGCAGCGGTCCTTGGTTTTTTGTTTGAAGATATCATCGATAAGCATTTATTTACGATTAATTATGTCGTTTTAAGTTTACTTGCAGGTGCCATTCTGATGATCGTTGCCGACTTTGTTCAGAAACGCCGCACAATTACGACGAAAAGCGTGGACCAGATTACAAATAAACAGGCTTTAATTGTCGGTCTTGTACAGTGTATTGCATTATGGCCGGGATTTTCACGTTCCGGATCGACGATGTCTGCAGGCGTCATGCTCGGCATGAACCACAGAACAGCATCAGACTTCACGTTTATTATGGCCGTGCCGATTATGGCCGGAGCAAGCGGACTTTCCCTAATAAAAAACTGGGAGTACTTCACCCTTGATGCTCTGCCGTTTTTCATTGCCGGATTCATCAGTGCATTTGTTGTTGCACTCATTTCCATCCGCTTTTTCCTGGCTCTTATCAATAAAATAAAGCTCGTGCCGTTTGCGATTTACCGCATCGTGCTTGCAGCCGTTATTTATTTCGTATTCTTGTAA